The sequence TATGCAATTTGGAGGTCTTACTGCAGTTAAAGACTTTAATCTTAAGATTAATCAAGGCGAAGTTGTTTCATTAATTGGACCAAATGGAGCTGGTAAAACTACAGCTTTTAACATGATAACCAATGTGTATACTCCAACCAAGGGAAAGATAATCTTTAATGATATAGATGTTACTGGAATGAGGCAAGACCTTATAACAAAAACAGGTATAGCAAGAACCTTTCAAAATATAAGACTATTCAAGGATTTAAGCGTGCTTGATAATGTATTAATTGCAAATCATGTTCACATTAAGTCTAATTTTCTAGAGGCTATACTTAAGTTACCAAAGTACAGAAGAGAAGAAAAAGAAATGGTTAAAAAATCTCTTGATTTACTTGGAGAATTAGGCTTGGAGGATTTAAAGGATGAAAAGGCAAGTTCACTGCCATATGGTAAGCAAAGAAAGCTTGAAATAGCAAGAGCGCTTGCAACAAATCCAAAGCTTCTTCTTCTTGATGAACCAGCAGCAGGTATGAATCCTACTGAAACAGATGAACTTACTGCTTTTATTAAAGAAATAAAGGATAAGTTTGATTTGAGTATATTCATGATAGAGCATCATATGAATATGGTTATGAGTTTATCTGATAGAATTCAAGTTTTTGAATATGGCATTACTATAGCTGAAGGTACGCCTTCTGAAATTCAAAATGATAAGAAGGTTATTGATGCATATTTGGGGGTAACTGAAGATGATTAAGATAGATAATTTAGTAGTGTCCTACGGTGGAATTGAAGCTTTAAAGGGTATAAGCTTAGAAGTACCAAAAGGCAAGATAGTAACTTTAGTTGGTGCTAATGGGGCTGGAAAGAGTACTACATTAAAATCCATAGTGGGACTTGTTAAACCTAAGAGTGGTACCATAAATTATGAAGGTATAGATTTAATAAAATTAAGTACTGAAAGCATGGTAAGCAAGGGAATAGCTTTGGTTCCAGAAGGTAGAAGAGTTTTTGCAGACCTTACAGTACTTGAAAACTTAAAGATAGGTGCTTATACAAGAAAGGATGCAAAGGGAATAGCAGAAGATTTAGAAAAGATATACACTTTGTTTCCAAGATTAAAGGAAAGAACTTGGCAGGCAGCAGGTACTCTTTCAGGTGGAGAGCAGCAAATGCTTGCTATAGGAAGAGCGCTTATGTCAAGACCTAAGTTAATAATGATGGATGAACCTTCCTTAGGACTTGCACCTATAATAGTAAAAGAGTTGTTTGGAATTATTAAAAAGATAAATGAAGAAGGCATGACAGTTTTATTAATAGAACAAAATGCTAATGCAGCTCTAAAAATAGCTGATATAGGCTATATAATGGAAACTGGAAAAATAACTTTAACAGGTTCAGGTAAAGAACTTCTAAACAATGATGAGATTAAGAAGGCTTATCTTGGTGAACAATTATAAAAATAGATATGAATATAAATATAGTGAGAAAATAGGTGCTTATTGCACCTTATTTTTTTGCAATAATTGCCTCTGCATTAGTTTAGTGAACAAAAATTATATGGTATTAATGCTAAAAGTTGCAAACTTTTTGTCTGTAACAAATTTTATATATGATTATAATAAATCTTGTGGTTAAGAACTGGATTAAAAGCATAGATAGTGAATATTTATAAATAGGTAATTTAGAGGAGGGCACAATTATGATAAAGATGTCAGTGCATAGAGGTTTAAGCGAATTAAAAATGTTAGATAAAAGAATTGCAAGAAGTATTAAAGAGACAAAGTTTGTAGGAAGCAAGAAAAAATCTGCTACAAATGTGCATGATACAACTTCAACCAAAGAAAAATTTGTTGAGAGTGTTAAGAGTGAATATCAATCAATTAATGATCTAATTAATAGAAGAACTAAAATAAAGAGATTAATAGTATTATCAAATGCTAAGACCATAGTTACTGTTGGAGGTAAGGAGTATACTGTAGCAGAAGCAATTGAAAATAAGAAGATTATAGAAAATAAAAAAGATTTGTTAAATCAATTAATAGCTCAATATAATCTCAACATGGCAAATGTAAATAGAAAGAATGCAGAAGTAGAGATAAATATTAATCAGCAGATTGAAATTATATTAGGATCTGATAAACAAAATAAGTCTTCAGGAGTGGATGGCTTCATTAATCAGTATAAGGAGCAAAATGAATGGGAGCTGGTTGATGGGCTTGAGATTGAGAAAGAAATAAAAAAACTTCAGTTAGAAATTGAAGATTTTGAAAATAACATTGATTTTGTACTTAGTGAGTCTAATGCCACAACATTTATAGAAGTTGAGGATTAAGGGAAGCTAGTATATAAAAGTTACTAAAATAATATAAATTGCAAATTATATGAAATTTTATAAATTCTACATTCCCTTGATTTATGGGTTAATAAATCTCTTAGGTTTTATTTATGGATTGGAAAAGAAAAGTTCAAAGTTCAAGGATTAAAGATTAAACCTTAAAGATTACAGTTCTTTAGTTGTCAAAGAATAAATAATAAAGATAAAGAATCTTTAAAATCTTTGGGTAATGGTCACGAGAGTTAATGTAGAGTATCTTTTAAATACCACAAAGCAGTATGGTTTGCAATTAAATTTATTATTGATGATAATGTGATGATATGAGTATTTTATGGTGCAACTCCATAAATCATCTCTAATATTTATGAACTAAAACTCAATACATTTATTTTAATTAAGGAGTTAATTATTATGGAGATTAAGGGAAAATATAATACTGCAAAAGTATTTACCGATAATATAGAAAAAGAAGCAGTAGATCAAATAATAGAATTGTGTAATCAGTCTTTTACTGAAGGATGTAAAGTAAGAATAATGCCAGACACACATAAAGGAGCAAGTTGTGTTATAGGTTTTACAGCAGATTTAGGAGATAAGGTTATTCCTAACATTGTAGGTGTAGATATTGGATGTGGAATGTTAACGGTAAACTTAGGAAAAGTTCAAATAGATCTAGAAAAGTTAGATAACATTATTCATCAACATGTTCCATCAGGAATGAATGTTCATGAAGGAAGAATGGTTAAGTTTCCTGAATTACAAAATTTAAAGTGTTATAGGAATCTAAAAAAAACTAAGAGAATTGAAAGAAGTATTGGTACCTTAGGTGGAGGAAATCACTTCATAGAGATTAATGAAGGAAGTGATGGGACAAAATATCTTGTTATACATTCTGGAAGCAGAAATTTAGGCACACAGGTAGCAGATATGTATCAAAACTTAGCAATTGATTTGTGCAGTGGAAAAGAAGATTATTTTATAAAACGAGACAAAATAATTGAAGAATATAAGAAAGAAGGACGTAGAAAAGAGATACAAGGTGCTTTACTTGCGTTGAAGAGACTATATGATGAGTTAAAGCCAAGTTATGCTAAAGAATTATGCTTTCTAAGTGGAAAATATAAAGAAGATTATTTGTATGATATGGATATTTGCCAACAGTATGCTACTTTAAATAGAAATACAATGGCAGATATAATATTAAAAAGGTTGTTGAATAAAGGATTTGAAGAATTTGAATCATTTTCTACAATTCATAATTATATAAACTTCAAAGATAACATTATTAGAAAGGGAAGTGTTTCAGCTTATAAAGGTGAAAAATTATTAATTCCATTAAATATGAGGGATGGCAGCATACTTGCTATAGG comes from Clostridium sp. TW13 and encodes:
- a CDS encoding ABC transporter ATP-binding protein; the encoded protein is MALLNVENATMQFGGLTAVKDFNLKINQGEVVSLIGPNGAGKTTAFNMITNVYTPTKGKIIFNDIDVTGMRQDLITKTGIARTFQNIRLFKDLSVLDNVLIANHVHIKSNFLEAILKLPKYRREEKEMVKKSLDLLGELGLEDLKDEKASSLPYGKQRKLEIARALATNPKLLLLDEPAAGMNPTETDELTAFIKEIKDKFDLSIFMIEHHMNMVMSLSDRIQVFEYGITIAEGTPSEIQNDKKVIDAYLGVTEDD
- a CDS encoding ABC transporter ATP-binding protein; this translates as MIKIDNLVVSYGGIEALKGISLEVPKGKIVTLVGANGAGKSTTLKSIVGLVKPKSGTINYEGIDLIKLSTESMVSKGIALVPEGRRVFADLTVLENLKIGAYTRKDAKGIAEDLEKIYTLFPRLKERTWQAAGTLSGGEQQMLAIGRALMSRPKLIMMDEPSLGLAPIIVKELFGIIKKINEEGMTVLLIEQNANAALKIADIGYIMETGKITLTGSGKELLNNDEIKKAYLGEQL
- a CDS encoding RtcB family protein; the protein is MMEIKGKYNTAKVFTDNIEKEAVDQIIELCNQSFTEGCKVRIMPDTHKGASCVIGFTADLGDKVIPNIVGVDIGCGMLTVNLGKVQIDLEKLDNIIHQHVPSGMNVHEGRMVKFPELQNLKCYRNLKKTKRIERSIGTLGGGNHFIEINEGSDGTKYLVIHSGSRNLGTQVADMYQNLAIDLCSGKEDYFIKRDKIIEEYKKEGRRKEIQGALLALKRLYDELKPSYAKELCFLSGKYKEDYLYDMDICQQYATLNRNTMADIILKRLLNKGFEEFESFSTIHNYINFKDNIIRKGSVSAYKGEKLLIPLNMRDGSILAIGKGNEDWNYSAPHGAGRVMSRTKAKEKVCLEEFKASMEGVYTTSVSENTIDEAPMVYKPKEEIINNILETVDIIEIIKPIYNFKAQA